The genomic interval AAATAACACTGCGCCGCAGTACAGCCACATCCATATTTCTGTGCAGCAGATCGAGGGTTTTTCCGAAACTGGTACCGTAAAACATGCTTTGCTCCTCGCATATTAAGCTTTCTCTCGTTCTAGTGTCGGCAGGATATCGTCCCTGCCTTACACCCATACTCACAGAATATACTGACTCAGGTCCTTGTCCTCCAAGACATCACCCAGACGTTCATCAACATAGTCCGGGGTTATGGTTATCGTCTGTCCGCTGATCTCCGGTGCCGTAAAAGAGACCTCTTCCAAAAGCAGCTCCATGATAGTATGAAGCCGACGGGCCCCGATATTCTCGCTCATGCTGTTTACCTGAGCCGCAATTTCCGAAAGACGCTTAACCGCTTCCGGAGTAAAATCAAGGGTTACATCCTCGGTGCCGATAAGAGCCTTGTACTGGGTAATCAGGGCATTCTGGGGCTGCGTCAGGATCCGTTCGAACTCCTCGGCGCCAAGATCTTTCAATTCCACCCGCAAGGGAAAACGGCCCTGGAGTTCAGGTATCAGGTCCGAAGGTTTCGAGATATGAAAAGCGCCGGCGGCAATGAAGAGAATATGGCTGGTATCGATCATTCCGTGTTTGGTGTTTACCGTGCTGCCTTCAACAATAGGAAGGATATCCCGCTGGACCCCCTCGCGGCTGACATCCGCGCCGGAGCGGCTTTCTTTGCCTGCGACCTTGTCAATCTCGTCGATGAAGATGATTCCCATCTCTTCCACCCGCTCCCTGGCGATCTCTGAGACCCGCTCGTTGTCTACCAGTTTATCGAGTTCTTCCGCGAGAATAATCTCCCTGGCCCTCTTTACAGTAACCCGCTTGCGCTTCTTGCCGCCGCCCAGGATGTTGGACAGGTTCCCCAGGTTAAGATCCATCTCCTCCATGTTGTTCCCGGCGAATACCTCGATTGTAGGAAACCCTCCCCGGGAAACGCTTACCTCTACGCTCTTTTCCTCGAGCTTGCCATCCTGCAGCATCTTTCTGAACTTTTCCCGGGTATCGCTGCCGCTGTTCTCCTCTATGGGAACAGGCATACTGCCTTCCTTCGGTGCCTCCGGTTTTTTGATTCCCGGAAGCAGAAGATCAAGAATGGCCTCTTCTGTCCGCCGTTCAGCTTCTTCCCTGACACCTTCCTGCAGCTCTTCCTTGACCATGGAGACGGCCACACTCATCAGGTCCCGGACCATTGATTCCACGTCCCGTCCCACATACCCGACCTCGGTATACTTGGTGGCCTCTACCTTTACAAAGGGTGCTCCGCTGAGCCGGGAAAGCCGGCGGGCAATCTCCGTTTTTCCGACCCCCGTTGGACCGATCATTATTATATTTTTAGGGGCAATCTCGTCCCGCAGCTCCTTGGGAAGCTTCTTTCTGCGGGTCCTGTTCCGTAAGGCGATGGCGACCGTTTTTTTCGCATCGTTCTGTCCGATTATATATTTATCGAGTTCAACCACAATTTCGCGGGGGGTCATATCGTCGATTATCATTCCAGCTCCTCACTGATAATAGATTCGTTGGTGTAAATGCAGATTTTCGCCGCGATCTTTAAACAACGGCGGGCTATCTCGAGGGCGCTTAAATCCGTATCTGCGTCCAGGTAGGCCAGAGCGGCGGCATATGCGTAACTGCCGCCTGAACCAATGG from Marispirochaeta sp. carries:
- the hslU gene encoding ATP-dependent protease ATPase subunit HslU, giving the protein MIIDDMTPREIVVELDKYIIGQNDAKKTVAIALRNRTRRKKLPKELRDEIAPKNIIMIGPTGVGKTEIARRLSRLSGAPFVKVEATKYTEVGYVGRDVESMVRDLMSVAVSMVKEELQEGVREEAERRTEEAILDLLLPGIKKPEAPKEGSMPVPIEENSGSDTREKFRKMLQDGKLEEKSVEVSVSRGGFPTIEVFAGNNMEEMDLNLGNLSNILGGGKKRKRVTVKRAREIILAEELDKLVDNERVSEIARERVEEMGIIFIDEIDKVAGKESRSGADVSREGVQRDILPIVEGSTVNTKHGMIDTSHILFIAAGAFHISKPSDLIPELQGRFPLRVELKDLGAEEFERILTQPQNALITQYKALIGTEDVTLDFTPEAVKRLSEIAAQVNSMSENIGARRLHTIMELLLEEVSFTAPEISGQTITITPDYVDERLGDVLEDKDLSQYIL